From Phragmites australis chromosome 5, lpPhrAust1.1, whole genome shotgun sequence, a single genomic window includes:
- the LOC133917481 gene encoding transcription factor bHLH144-like, with the protein MQGGHGYYGGRDSPPQGYGYGYGYGGYGYDAGGYSSNGYPSAAPAYDHPLPARRAHDFPAPLNGLEFQPSETCPKNYVIFDQTCTKSRVMFHPSLAHKLGGSSGNDPCYGGGGAHDAGKGAYRDNNGYDDDNCSVRLEDTDEIDALLSSEDGDEDDVLSTGRTPGYRDGSSPDSTCSSSYGGAKPRPEGRKKDRMKKMMRTLKGIIPGGNQMDTPAVLDEAVRYLKSLKVEAKKLGVSGSDS; encoded by the coding sequence ATGCAGGGAGGCCACGGGTACTACGGCGGCAGGGACTCCCCGCCGCAAGGGTACGGCTACGGCTACGGTTACGGCGGCTACGGCTACGACGCCGGCGGGTACAGCTCCAACGGCTACCCGTCGGCGGCCCCAGCGTACGACCATCCGCTCCCCGCGCGGAGGGCGCACGACTTCCCGGCGCCATTGAACGGGCTCGAGTTCCAGCCGTCGGAGACGTGCCCCAAGAACTACGTCATCTTCGACCAGACGTGCACCAAGAGCCGGGTCATGTTCCACCCCTCCCTGGCGCACAAGCTCGGGGGCTCGTCCGGGAACGACCCCTgctacggcggcggcggcgcgcacgATGCCGGGAAGGGCGCGTACAGGGACAACAACGGCTACGACGACGACAACTGCTCGGTGCGGCTGGAGGACACGGACGAGATTGACGCCCTGCTGAGCTCGGAGGACGGCGACGAGGACGATGTGTTGAGCACGGGCCGCACCCCGGGGTACCGGGACGGGAGCTCCCCGGACTCCACGTGCTCGTCCAGCTACGGCGGGGCGAAGCCGCGGCCCGAGGGCCGTAAGAAGGAccggatgaagaagatgatgcgGACGCTCAAGGGCATCATCCCCGGCGGCAACCAGATGGACACGCCGGCCGTGCTCGACGAGGCCGTCAGGTACCTCAAGTCGCTCAAGGTGGAGGCCAAGAAGCTCGGCGTGAGCGGCTCCGACAGCTAG